In Methylotenera mobilis JLW8, the following are encoded in one genomic region:
- the hemH gene encoding ferrochelatase, with product MAYFNPEPKYEHGDQLKVGILLANLGTPDAPTAQALRPYLRQFLSDRRVVEIPRLVWWFILNGIILAIRPKKSAEKYASVWTSEGSPLLVHAKKQALLLRGFLAQKIQSPFTVELGMSYGNPSMESAIQKLKAQHCDRILVFPLYPQYAASSTASALDAVWRVLLKTRNMPAIRTIKHYHDHPAYIEALAQSVREHWRINGKPNKLVMSFHGVPKFHLLKGDMYHCECHKTARLLAEALGLNQDQYVIAFQSRFGKQEWLKPYLANILESLGKSKVNRIDVICPGFSSDCLETLEEIAMEGKHIFQSNGGGEYHYIPALNESEAWIHAMTAITLENLHGWVSTDWDANQAKKDAEMTKLRAQGLANN from the coding sequence ATGGCATATTTCAACCCCGAACCCAAATACGAACACGGCGACCAACTGAAAGTAGGCATTCTGCTTGCGAATCTCGGCACGCCAGACGCACCTACCGCACAAGCACTGCGCCCTTATTTACGTCAGTTTTTAAGTGACCGTCGTGTCGTGGAGATTCCACGCCTAGTTTGGTGGTTTATTTTGAACGGCATTATTTTAGCCATCCGTCCCAAAAAATCTGCTGAAAAATACGCAAGCGTCTGGACCAGCGAGGGCTCCCCCTTACTGGTCCATGCTAAAAAACAAGCCCTACTGTTACGTGGCTTTTTAGCGCAAAAAATCCAATCCCCGTTTACGGTGGAGTTAGGCATGAGCTACGGCAATCCCTCTATGGAAAGCGCCATACAGAAACTAAAAGCCCAGCACTGTGACCGCATACTGGTATTTCCGCTTTATCCGCAATACGCAGCCAGCAGCACAGCCAGTGCATTAGATGCCGTTTGGCGTGTACTGCTTAAAACCCGCAATATGCCAGCGATTCGCACCATTAAGCACTATCATGACCACCCTGCTTATATTGAGGCGTTGGCGCAAAGCGTACGTGAGCACTGGCGCATCAATGGTAAGCCCAATAAATTAGTCATGAGCTTCCATGGCGTGCCTAAGTTTCATCTACTCAAAGGCGATATGTATCACTGCGAATGCCACAAAACGGCACGTCTACTTGCGGAAGCACTGGGGTTGAATCAAGACCAATACGTCATCGCTTTTCAATCCAGATTCGGCAAACAAGAGTGGCTCAAGCCATATTTGGCCAATATATTAGAATCTTTAGGCAAATCTAAAGTCAATCGTATTGATGTGATTTGTCCTGGATTCTCCAGTGACTGCTTGGAAACGCTGGAAGAAATCGCAATGGAAGGCAAACATATATTCCAAAGCAATGGCGGTGGAGAATACCACTATATCCCAGCCCTTAATGAGAGTGAGGCATGGATACACGCCATGACCGCGATTACACTGGAAAACCTGCACGGCTGGGTCAGCACCGACTGGGATGCAAACCAAGCTAAAAAGGACGCAGAAATGACAAAATTGAGGGCGCAAGGTTTAGCCAACAATTAA